One genomic window of Aliiroseovarius sp. M344 includes the following:
- a CDS encoding very short patch repair endonuclease, with the protein MAKAKPEFQEPVDPQRSKMMASIGQRGTKPEMIVRRVCHSLGYRYRLHVKTLPGSPDLVFPRLKKIVFVHGCFWHRHANCSRTTTPKTRTAFWEKKFADNVSRDERQVSELCALGWQVLIVWECETKEQISLKEKLFRFLDGK; encoded by the coding sequence ATGGCCAAAGCGAAACCCGAATTTCAGGAACCTGTTGACCCTCAGCGATCCAAGATGATGGCATCAATTGGACAACGCGGGACGAAACCCGAAATGATAGTTCGCCGCGTATGCCACTCGCTTGGGTATCGTTACCGGCTTCATGTCAAAACCCTTCCTGGATCTCCCGATCTTGTGTTCCCGCGGCTCAAGAAGATCGTATTTGTACATGGGTGCTTCTGGCACAGGCATGCAAACTGTTCTCGAACAACTACCCCCAAAACACGAACCGCATTTTGGGAGAAGAAATTTGCCGACAATGTTAGTCGTGATGAACGGCAAGTTTCGGAGCTATGTGCTCTTGGGTGGCAAGTTCTGATAGTCTGGGAGTGCGAGACAAAAGAGCAAATATCGCTAAAGGAAAAGTTGTTTAGATTTCTTGACGGGAAATGA
- a CDS encoding DUF3883 domain-containing protein translates to MSGEEWSDWENDAIVADYFSMLTDELSGTRYNKSAHNRSLQELIGRSKGSIEFKHQNISAILKGLGETWINGYKPAFNFQKSLEDAVVRCLEQHGGWLTLRTTPQIEASEPPGAIWISTPPTMQNTPPPDELAQMLAVARKFDVAGRDERNRTLGKAGEERVLHHERAILASAGRHDLAKKVRWVSQVDGDGAGYDISSFTPEGQSRLIEVKTTNGWERTPFHISRNELAIAEDNRDRWTLLRLWNFSRNVKAFELRPPLEAHVTLTATSYQASLH, encoded by the coding sequence ATGAGTGGAGAGGAATGGTCAGATTGGGAGAATGACGCCATTGTGGCGGACTACTTTTCCATGCTCACGGATGAGTTGTCGGGCACGAGGTACAACAAATCGGCTCACAACCGCTCCCTGCAAGAGCTCATTGGCCGCTCCAAAGGTTCGATCGAATTCAAACACCAAAATATCTCGGCGATTCTTAAGGGGCTGGGTGAAACCTGGATCAACGGATACAAGCCCGCCTTCAATTTTCAGAAATCCCTGGAGGATGCTGTTGTTCGGTGTCTGGAGCAGCACGGTGGCTGGCTTACACTAAGAACAACACCCCAAATAGAAGCATCAGAGCCTCCAGGGGCTATTTGGATTAGCACTCCACCCACCATGCAGAACACGCCACCGCCGGACGAACTGGCCCAAATGCTGGCTGTGGCGAGGAAGTTTGATGTGGCGGGTCGAGATGAAAGGAATAGAACTCTTGGTAAGGCTGGGGAGGAGCGTGTCCTTCATCATGAACGTGCCATTCTCGCCAGTGCGGGTCGACATGACCTTGCCAAGAAAGTGCGGTGGGTTAGCCAGGTAGACGGCGATGGTGCCGGGTATGATATTTCGAGTTTCACACCCGAAGGGCAAAGCCGCCTGATCGAGGTAAAAACAACCAACGGTTGGGAGCGTACACCGTTTCACATCTCCAGAAATGAATTAGCAATAGCGGAGGATAACCGTGACCGTTGGACACTTCTCAGGCTCTGGAACTTCTCACGGAACGTGAAAGCGTTCGAATTGCGACCTCCCTTAGAGGCCCACGTCACACTGACCGCAACGAGCTACCAGGCCAGCCTTCACTGA
- a CDS encoding DUF1232 domain-containing protein yields MGSLFREVKKVNPGPYGQFECDYPSRNRIEAINTEIDNISKSIGKKIDGWESVLPGISACLVAFAELRASNGYQVLGWIRLAAVFRRKAIEGDGTACDAFAALYFLNQSRKSWHKEEKLSELNWVQDRALDQLGMNFEGGWIYNAITKEEMHSIQQTVLRTAEIDRRCVGKIASKISTQVKTIRGLKIIADITDFDQKLEALIEAAGGDGVESGLARAAIVYLAETDDVIPDDLGILGLLDDLYVIEWAYATVEEQAYGLPHLSSLQQRIPHLESSYLTAGGMMLDRFGQYVVGNAQAVLESTENDHIALRDADVFLAPVVGALTLSAMHENAQTGANVRWEEGTILNLLNFGQRPERVRYLGHKVIAGDEKIVVEVNSSGRLYLPVNLATCMETSPRQDYKTLSNGSAVSTWQQHHSVDPLHFLLKGRPRSDARRAVLVVAPRNLLEYYLPSLHCRGEAISKVVGATWVSGTEREEPMSQSVIDRAMIYACGSAMVARNLIENPPAGVVGFDLIAFGSQAYREINAEFVGREIPNLRMLCLADISEVPGPPRDALVMEDDVVLPWSLRPRGFRQTDPLARGLKRQYNHWIVDRRVQVFPNPALSTINKFLQDRHDDPEDDFSPIVQQLRSFLSDMGKMPRPGSSVSAKLRERALILSRAAKAEALYDQSLVGIAHALGELSENCKFSPDVFGETIAKEGRPVTILCRSHQEAQETTSLLKENGFYGAGLTAPELFRDAPVEHLVVPGWHGAETMRRLDTINPAIKLDYLMFDFQEEWLERVTEGVRRRVRSFSTPIEHSNEGREASGAGEQLVWPSPKRNKSAPSEELSEFIPPTEKRPDLDGLFKGIHRTANYGSEAKVSGIPVILDDYSAYMFLPPHADLVLLNRDASRPEDACIPVSQLREGDVFVLKDGSHRELFQELAPNYLRDPNTTLKMADLWRQPLKQAYAAGSVPWSNFRKRLASVGLHRSDMAYRNWISGQTVAPMNYRAVIPKICTLSDDPEIQKSGEASAQAVSALYRARHEAADHIFEQLVKGTADQTTGKLRIEVGSTCIDLNVHRVEYVGQVATCAGVRRQSFSEC; encoded by the coding sequence GTGGGCAGTCTTTTCAGAGAGGTGAAGAAAGTGAATCCTGGCCCCTATGGCCAATTTGAATGCGACTATCCGTCAAGAAATCGTATTGAGGCAATAAACACTGAGATTGACAACATTTCCAAGTCAATCGGAAAGAAGATAGATGGGTGGGAGAGCGTCCTGCCCGGTATTTCTGCGTGTTTGGTGGCATTTGCGGAATTGCGAGCCAGCAATGGCTATCAAGTTCTTGGATGGATACGCCTCGCTGCGGTTTTCAGACGTAAAGCGATAGAGGGCGATGGCACCGCTTGTGACGCATTTGCTGCTCTGTATTTCCTCAACCAATCAAGGAAATCCTGGCATAAAGAAGAGAAGCTGAGCGAATTGAACTGGGTCCAGGACCGGGCTCTTGATCAACTGGGGATGAATTTCGAAGGCGGTTGGATATACAACGCGATCACAAAAGAAGAAATGCACTCCATCCAGCAGACCGTACTCAGAACTGCCGAGATTGACAGGCGATGTGTCGGAAAAATTGCCAGCAAGATTTCCACTCAAGTCAAGACGATTCGAGGTCTAAAGATCATCGCGGACATCACCGATTTTGATCAGAAGTTGGAAGCATTGATCGAAGCGGCGGGGGGGGATGGCGTTGAATCCGGCTTAGCTCGGGCTGCGATCGTATATCTTGCGGAAACTGATGACGTCATACCGGACGACCTGGGGATATTAGGGCTTCTTGATGACCTCTATGTCATTGAATGGGCTTATGCCACTGTCGAAGAGCAAGCATACGGCCTTCCACATTTGAGCAGTTTGCAACAACGAATTCCCCACTTGGAAAGCTCCTATCTGACGGCGGGCGGTATGATGTTAGATCGCTTCGGCCAGTACGTCGTCGGAAATGCCCAAGCTGTCCTTGAAAGCACGGAAAATGACCATATTGCTTTGCGAGATGCAGATGTCTTTCTTGCACCTGTAGTCGGGGCACTCACACTTTCTGCAATGCATGAAAACGCCCAGACTGGCGCAAATGTAAGATGGGAAGAGGGCACAATCCTCAATCTGCTGAATTTCGGTCAGCGCCCAGAGCGTGTGCGATACTTAGGGCATAAAGTCATAGCAGGTGACGAGAAAATCGTTGTGGAGGTGAATTCATCTGGCCGGCTATACTTGCCTGTCAACTTGGCGACCTGCATGGAGACATCGCCTCGACAAGATTACAAAACCTTGTCGAACGGGTCTGCCGTTTCGACTTGGCAGCAACACCACTCTGTCGACCCACTACATTTTCTTTTGAAAGGACGACCCAGAAGCGATGCGCGGCGTGCCGTACTTGTGGTGGCTCCCCGCAACTTGTTGGAATACTACCTACCTTCCCTGCATTGTCGCGGCGAGGCAATTTCGAAAGTGGTCGGAGCCACCTGGGTAAGCGGAACCGAACGCGAAGAACCCATGTCACAAAGCGTTATTGATCGAGCGATGATCTATGCATGCGGGTCCGCGATGGTCGCGAGAAATCTGATCGAAAATCCCCCTGCGGGAGTGGTCGGGTTCGATTTGATAGCTTTCGGTTCGCAGGCCTACCGCGAGATAAATGCCGAATTCGTCGGTCGAGAAATTCCAAACCTCCGGATGCTTTGTTTGGCGGATATTTCGGAAGTACCTGGTCCACCCCGGGATGCACTGGTCATGGAGGATGACGTAGTTTTACCGTGGTCCTTGAGACCACGAGGTTTCAGGCAAACTGACCCTTTGGCCCGTGGGCTAAAGCGGCAATACAATCATTGGATCGTTGATCGACGTGTTCAGGTTTTCCCCAACCCAGCATTGTCTACAATCAACAAATTCCTGCAAGATCGACATGATGATCCGGAAGATGACTTCTCTCCGATTGTGCAGCAACTTAGGAGCTTCCTTTCCGATATGGGAAAGATGCCGCGTCCGGGTAGCTCCGTGTCGGCCAAACTTCGGGAACGAGCTTTAATTCTGTCGAGGGCAGCAAAGGCGGAGGCACTTTATGACCAGTCCTTGGTTGGTATTGCACACGCACTCGGTGAGCTTTCCGAGAATTGTAAATTCTCCCCTGATGTCTTTGGTGAGACGATCGCTAAGGAGGGCAGGCCTGTCACGATCCTCTGCCGGTCCCATCAAGAAGCCCAAGAAACCACTTCCTTGCTGAAGGAGAATGGTTTCTATGGTGCGGGCCTTACTGCACCGGAACTTTTTCGCGATGCTCCCGTAGAGCATTTGGTTGTTCCTGGCTGGCATGGTGCGGAAACAATGCGCCGGCTTGATACAATCAATCCAGCAATAAAGCTGGACTACCTGATGTTCGACTTTCAAGAAGAATGGCTCGAAAGAGTGACGGAGGGGGTGCGTAGGCGCGTCCGTTCTTTCAGCACTCCTATCGAACACTCAAATGAAGGGCGTGAGGCCAGCGGGGCAGGAGAGCAGTTGGTGTGGCCCAGCCCGAAGAGAAATAAATCTGCACCAAGTGAGGAACTATCAGAGTTCATCCCACCGACAGAGAAACGCCCCGACCTTGATGGATTGTTCAAAGGTATTCATCGGACCGCTAATTACGGGAGCGAAGCAAAGGTCAGCGGAATTCCTGTCATTCTCGATGACTACTCAGCTTACATGTTCTTGCCACCTCATGCTGATCTGGTTCTCTTGAACAGAGACGCTTCACGACCAGAAGATGCCTGTATACCCGTTAGCCAATTGCGAGAAGGTGATGTTTTTGTACTGAAGGATGGCTCTCACAGAGAGCTTTTCCAAGAACTTGCTCCCAACTATCTGAGGGATCCAAACACTACACTAAAAATGGCTGACCTTTGGCGGCAACCTCTTAAACAGGCCTATGCCGCAGGATCTGTTCCTTGGAGCAATTTTCGCAAACGGTTGGCTTCTGTTGGCTTGCATCGATCGGATATGGCGTATCGGAACTGGATCAGCGGGCAAACCGTCGCGCCAATGAACTATCGGGCAGTCATTCCGAAGATTTGCACCCTGTCCGACGATCCGGAAATTCAAAAGTCTGGCGAGGCTTCGGCGCAGGCCGTTTCAGCGCTGTATAGAGCTCGTCATGAAGCCGCGGATCACATCTTTGAGCAACTTGTAAAAGGAACTGCTGATCAAACCACAGGAAAATTGCGGATCGAAGTGGGGAGCACTTGCATCGACCTCAATGTCCATCGCGTGGAATATGTTGGTCAGGTGGCAACTTGTGCAGGTGTCCGTCGTCAGAGTTTTTCGGAATGCTGA
- a CDS encoding DNA cytosine methyltransferase → MDGGNNLNRVPADNPINQLQAVDLFCGAGGFSLAAFKAGFHVEFAVENDKYAVDTYRENFIRKRQLRTTLYDGSINDLKPEGLAKKHFSEFGCDIVLGGPPCQGFSTHRINDAGVDDPRNRLILSYFNFVEALQPRAFLMENVPGILWPRHVKFLDEFSSRATEAGYRVFSPSILDARDFGVPQRRKRVFILGTRNDLPTSALSWPPSPSHSNCDDDLPLWVNCKEVFRETRDQDPNDIHMKHGPELVEAFRNTPLNGGSRKDSGRILPCHEKHDGHKDVYGRIDPGQPGPTMTTACINPSKGRFVHPTEHHGITVRQAARMQTFPDDFAFSGGLTAAGRQIGNAVPVDLGVALLKPIAEWLSGLDEAVDFSFEPQPINKSEE, encoded by the coding sequence TTGGACGGAGGAAACAACCTAAATCGGGTACCTGCGGACAACCCTATCAATCAACTGCAGGCAGTGGACTTGTTCTGCGGCGCTGGAGGGTTTTCCCTTGCGGCCTTCAAGGCCGGTTTTCATGTGGAATTTGCGGTTGAGAACGACAAGTATGCTGTCGATACCTACCGGGAAAACTTCATCAGGAAGCGACAGCTAAGAACGACTCTTTACGATGGCAGCATCAATGATCTGAAGCCTGAAGGGCTTGCAAAGAAGCACTTCTCCGAGTTCGGATGCGATATCGTTCTTGGTGGTCCGCCTTGCCAAGGTTTTTCCACTCATCGCATCAACGATGCCGGGGTTGACGATCCAAGAAACAGACTTATCCTCAGCTACTTCAATTTCGTCGAAGCCCTGCAGCCCCGTGCGTTTCTTATGGAGAACGTTCCCGGGATATTGTGGCCGCGCCACGTAAAGTTCCTGGATGAGTTCAGCTCGCGAGCCACCGAGGCTGGCTACAGAGTTTTTTCTCCTTCTATTTTGGATGCAAGAGACTTTGGCGTTCCACAAAGACGAAAACGGGTGTTCATATTGGGAACACGAAATGACCTTCCAACATCCGCTCTCTCATGGCCACCCTCACCGAGTCACTCCAATTGTGACGACGATCTACCCCTTTGGGTAAACTGCAAGGAGGTTTTCCGAGAAACACGCGACCAAGATCCCAATGACATACACATGAAACATGGACCTGAATTGGTCGAAGCCTTTCGAAACACACCTCTCAACGGCGGGTCGCGCAAGGACTCGGGTAGGATTTTGCCGTGCCACGAGAAACACGACGGTCATAAGGACGTGTATGGAAGAATTGATCCGGGCCAGCCAGGACCGACGATGACAACTGCCTGCATCAATCCATCGAAAGGGCGGTTTGTTCATCCGACAGAGCATCACGGGATCACGGTTCGACAGGCCGCTCGAATGCAGACATTTCCAGACGATTTTGCCTTTTCGGGTGGTCTCACTGCCGCAGGCCGTCAGATAGGCAACGCTGTCCCCGTCGACCTCGGAGTGGCGCTATTGAAACCCATCGCAGAATGGCTATCCGGTTTGGACGAGGCCGTCGATTTTTCCTTTGAACCGCAGCCTATTAATAAATCTGAGGAATAA
- a CDS encoding transcriptional regulator yields MILDLDLHDDVRYRLKKRGVTLSQISRELGKSPSTVTAVSQGRVKSHAIQDAICRHLGLNHPSEIWPDRYPDLLNTKEES; encoded by the coding sequence ATGATACTAGATCTAGATTTGCATGATGACGTTCGCTACCGGCTAAAAAAGCGCGGCGTGACTCTGTCGCAGATTTCCAGAGAACTTGGAAAGTCGCCCAGCACAGTCACGGCTGTGAGTCAGGGACGTGTAAAATCGCACGCCATACAAGATGCTATCTGTCGACACTTGGGCCTAAATCATCCTTCAGAAATCTGGCCAGATCGGTATCCAGATCTGCTGAACACTAAGGAGGAATCATAG